The Capra hircus breed San Clemente chromosome 11, ASM170441v1, whole genome shotgun sequence genomic interval CCTTGGCAAGGAGGCCGTGGGCACTTCAGGGAGCCTGTGCTGAGCCCCGTGTGGTTGTCCCTGCGTCCCGACGCGGACACCCGTTCACAAGCCCCGTTTCTAGGGCCTGCCCTGCACCCCTCCCAGGCTGGGGCCTTTGCGTCCCGGGGGCCgagccagggcctggcacacggtGGGCGCTTGGTGAATCCGGGGAGGGGGTGTTTCCTGAGGCGTATCTTCCTGGGCCGGGCCCAGGGACTGCAGACCAAGGTCTCGGTGTGAGGCCAGACTACCCCCGCTCCGGAGGCCGTGCACCAGTCAGTGGGCAGTCTGGCCGGACGGGCTCCACCCCTCGGCCTCCCCCGGATCAGGAGACGGTCTGTCTGCCTCTAATCTGACCTTAATCCCCTCCCGTCAGATTAGCGTGCTCACCAGTCTTGGGCAAGAACACAATGCCTTCCTCTGTGAAGCCCAGGTTCCTGGCGAAGGTGGTGAACTTTTCCTTGACCTCGGCTCTGGGGGTCTGGGTGCGGCCTGGGGCAGTGGGGAGAAGCCTTCGGCCTCCGTTTGTCTGGAGGATCCCCGTTCTGCCCCTGCTCCCGAGCCCAGGGCACCCCCAGCCGCCCCCACGGGTGGAGCCCCAGGCCTGGCGGTGGGCGCGGCGCCGGGACACGTACTGTAGAGCGTGGCCATGAGGGAGTCCGGCCCCGGGCCCCGGACACTCTCGGTGTAGAGCAGGGCGTACGTCTCGTAGTCTGTCTCCGCCACCGACACCTCGTGGGTGCTGCTCCAGTCTGGAGACCCGGGAGACAGCCCCGCAGGGCCCCGTGTCCCCAAACCAGAAGGGCTCAGAAAATCAGGGGTGCGTGGGACAGCCACAAACCCCGCAGCCACGGCCCTCTGGGTAGGAGAGATGGCCAGGGGAGGCCATCGCAGGCAGGGGCAAGGAGGGCAGGAGCCCCGGGGTGCAGAGCTGCCAGAGGAGCGAGGGGCGCGTGGGGCACGGACGGCTGCAGAGAGAGCCCTTCATGGGGGCTGCTGGGCAGACCCAGGCCGGCCCTGGCGGGGCAGCCACCCCTCACCCTCCCCTGTACTGCCGGGCAGGGTGTGGCCCAGAGTCCCGGCCAGCAAGTGTCGCTCCTGGCCGCACTCACGAGGGCTGGTGTAGCTGTAGCAGCCTGGGGGGCCGGCCGGGCGCAGCAGTAAGGTCCGGGTCTCACACTGGTCTTTCCTGTGGGCAGGTCATCCTGGGGTCAGGGGTTGGGTGCTGGGGGTGTCCCTGCGCCGCGAGCTCTGGGCCCCAGATGCCCGCCCCGCTGCCCACCTGAGGAAGGTAGAGGTGACGTTGAGGCCGCCATCCGCCGCGGGGGCCACCTCAGACTTGCACATGGACAGCACCTTCTTCTTCTCCAGGAACCAGCTCGAGTTGGAGGCAAGGCCGGAGGTGAACCAGCGTCCCAGGAACTGCAGCGACAGGACCCCATGCCGGTCGGCCGGGACCCTCCCGCCGCGGCTGGGCGGcgcacccccccgcccccggccgccTCGCAGCGCCCCCGGCCCCCCTGCTCGGGCGCGGCCCCTTCCGCTCaccgcggccccgcccccaccgcgGGGTCCCGCTCCCGCCGCCGGGGCGGGCGGCGGAGGTCGCCGGGCCTCCCTAGAGGGGTCGGATGCGGGCGTGGGGCGCGGAGCTGGGAGACCCGCCCCGACGCGCTGCAGCGACCCCCCGCAGGCCTCTGCGCGCGTGTTCCCGGGGCAGGGGCGCGCGCCGGGGCGCACTCGGTCCCTCGCCATTCCTGGCGCCGCCCGGCTGCCCCGTCATCTGCGCGCTCCCGCACGGAGGTGCGTCCCAGGCCAGGTGTGGAAGGTGCGCCTGTTTGCTCTGGGCGTCGTGCGCTCGTTGGGCTAAGCGTGTTGGGTCAGAGGTGGCGGGCGCGCAGGTGACCCGCGGGCCAGGCGCGCGCTCCCGCTCACAGGCGCGTCCCTGCCCGGCGGGCTCCTCTCTGTAGGGCTATTCTCTGTCGGTGAGTCGCCTGGGCAGGCCTCTCCCGGTCAGCCTCCTCCGGCCGGTCCAGCCCTTCTTCTCTGCTCCCCGCTGCCCAGGGAGAGCTCCCCGCTGCCCACGGGCACCGCCCTGTCTCTGCGCCTGGCAGGAGCCCTCCCTCACCTTGCTCTCTTCGAAGCTGGGCTGCAGGGCGGCCTCGGTCGGGG includes:
- the LOC106502686 gene encoding prostaglandin-H2 D-isomerase; this translates as MATPNRPWMGLLLLGVLGVLQTPAPTEAALQPSFEESKFLGRWFTSGLASNSSWFLEKKKVLSMCKSEVAPAADGGLNVTSTFLRKDQCETRTLLLRPAGPPGCYSYTSPHWSSTHEVSVAETDYETYALLYTESVRGPGPDSLMATLYSRTQTPRAEVKEKFTTFARNLGFTEEGIVFLPKTDKCMEVHT